Proteins from one Thermotoga sp. SG1 genomic window:
- a CDS encoding HD domain-containing phosphohydrolase: MSQKRLSEIVRDLIYKRNISLVFIISIAVAILVFAITYHIDKKSWLEKIDMISSEWQRTIDNYMDVLNFFADHPEDFKNPGDILEVLKLIREHFGDYIAYPIFAIPDGKYYIYPLYNFPSDYDPRERIWYKSAVENPDASIISPPFTHRILGVVTFGISRAIFDRDGNLLGVLAIDFVPEKVMKDLLLPGMYVMSKDGTMLLQNGNIHVRVDPKVKSSVAGVKIENFWVAFFKQTVDDTIFVVQIPLFTLLRNSLLHFGYVVGLAFLFVTPILRRTMKFFDRELREPLEEFSKAAKEYLRLRTFDTSGISSSIFEIDQLVDNVADMITIIESQREELEASYEELEASYSELQRMTHEIREKSKALAEAYEFFAYKLADIVEGFDEPTGSHVKRVQELSKFFAEKMELPKDLVHQIYLYSPLHDIGKIKVPKEILNKKGTLTPEEWEIMKKHTIWGGELLSGRKELEIARNIALYHHENYNGTGYPFGLKGDEIPIEAQIVKLVDVYDALRSERPYKKALSHEEAVKVILEGDQKTNPSHFHPKLFEIFKEHHETVREIWDRISETQK, encoded by the coding sequence ATGTCGCAGAAAAGATTGAGTGAGATCGTAAGAGACCTTATCTACAAAAGGAACATTTCGCTTGTGTTTATTATATCAATTGCCGTGGCAATACTTGTATTTGCAATCACCTACCACATCGACAAAAAATCCTGGCTTGAAAAGATCGATATGATATCAAGTGAATGGCAGCGAACAATAGACAACTACATGGATGTTCTCAATTTCTTTGCGGATCACCCTGAAGATTTCAAAAACCCCGGAGATATTCTGGAAGTTTTGAAATTGATTCGTGAACATTTTGGTGATTATATAGCTTACCCTATCTTTGCAATTCCAGACGGGAAGTATTACATATATCCTCTCTACAATTTTCCCTCCGACTACGATCCGAGGGAAAGAATCTGGTATAAATCCGCTGTTGAAAATCCTGATGCTTCCATTATCTCACCGCCCTTTACTCACAGGATACTTGGAGTGGTCACGTTCGGTATTTCGAGGGCCATCTTTGACAGAGATGGAAACCTTCTGGGAGTTCTTGCGATCGATTTCGTTCCTGAAAAGGTTATGAAAGATCTTTTACTTCCTGGCATGTATGTGATGTCAAAAGATGGCACAATGCTTCTTCAAAACGGTAACATCCATGTTCGAGTTGATCCCAAAGTGAAATCTTCAGTTGCTGGGGTAAAGATAGAAAACTTCTGGGTTGCCTTCTTCAAACAAACAGTCGATGACACGATTTTTGTGGTACAAATACCTCTTTTTACTTTACTAAGGAATTCCCTGCTTCACTTTGGATATGTAGTAGGTCTTGCTTTCCTTTTTGTTACACCTATCCTGAGAAGAACGATGAAGTTTTTCGACAGAGAGTTGAGAGAGCCTCTCGAGGAATTTTCGAAAGCAGCGAAAGAGTACCTCCGTTTGAGAACCTTCGACACCTCTGGTATATCTTCAAGTATTTTTGAAATTGATCAACTCGTAGACAATGTAGCAGATATGATCACGATTATAGAATCCCAGAGAGAAGAGCTCGAAGCGTCTTATGAGGAACTCGAAGCCTCCTACTCAGAACTTCAAAGAATGACACATGAAATAAGAGAAAAAAGCAAAGCGCTCGCTGAAGCGTACGAGTTTTTCGCCTACAAACTCGCAGATATCGTTGAAGGCTTTGATGAACCCACAGGAAGTCATGTTAAACGAGTCCAGGAACTATCCAAATTCTTTGCAGAGAAGATGGAACTTCCCAAAGATCTTGTTCACCAGATATACCTTTACTCACCTCTTCACGATATAGGAAAAATAAAAGTTCCAAAAGAGATACTGAACAAAAAAGGAACGCTCACACCTGAAGAGTGGGAAATCATGAAGAAACACACCATTTGGGGAGGAGAGCTCCTTTCTGGTAGAAAAGAACTGGAAATTGCAAGAAACATCGCTTTGTATCACCACGAAAATTACAATGGAACAGGATATCCTTTTGGATTGAAAGGCGATGAAATACCAATAGAGGCCCAAATTGTAAAACTTGTTGATGTTTATGATGCTCTTCGCTCGGAAAGACCCTACAAAAAGGCGCTATCCCACGAAGAAGCAGTCAAGGTGATACTCGAAGGAGATCAAAAAACCAATCCATCTCACTTCCATCCCAAGCTGTTTGAGATATTCAAAGAACACCATGAGACTGTAAGAGAAATCTGGGATAGGATTTCTGAAACTCAGAAGTGA
- a CDS encoding DUF5320 domain-containing protein, whose product MWWGRRFGWRRGWGGGFSFGGPWWFYFECPPVTPTPEEEKEMLLDYKRFLEEELRYVEERLKELENRR is encoded by the coding sequence ATGTGGTGGGGTAGAAGATTTGGCTGGAGAAGAGGATGGGGAGGAGGATTCAGTTTTGGAGGCCCGTGGTGGTTTTACTTTGAATGTCCTCCTGTAACACCTACCCCTGAGGAAGAAAAAGAGATGCTTCTGGACTACAAGAGATTTCTGGAAGAAGAACTCAGATACGTTGAGGAAAGATTGAAAGAACTTGAAAACAGGAGGTGA
- a CDS encoding DUF5320 domain-containing protein, with protein MPRLDGTGPMGLGPMTGRGLGWCRYILSWTRPWKWRRGFRMGLAWRHRRGWGWRRW; from the coding sequence ATGCCAAGACTTGATGGAACAGGTCCAATGGGACTTGGACCAATGACCGGAAGAGGACTTGGGTGGTGCAGATACATTCTTAGCTGGACAAGGCCCTGGAAGTGGAGAAGAGGTTTTAGAATGGGTCTTGCTTGGAGACACAGAAGAGGTTGGGGCTGGAGAAGGTGGTGA
- a CDS encoding HD-GYP domain-containing protein translates to MYLARYRWMFVVSAILIFIGVALVQIHYQKKIERYQLKIFQTIVQRSVDLVSSGYFQWTELKEAIEENDKEFIEEAFEEIKSLDPYIKEIKILDEVPDFEEEYYRIESDGERLWALFKIYDSMGEKMIPDKTAYVEWDMEGVLNSIGASVKFQKGGKKTFWGLEYTSIRSNWFPISFWSSIGGVILIVILHSIFVRSVLRLHYETEGLERLVSIVGKKDHYTAIHSRNVAKIAFLIGKKMGLKRKELKTLEMAGYLHDIGKIAVSEHVLNKSGKLSDEEFEIIKKHPVVGADILKEYSELSHVVPVILYHHERTDGSGYPLGLKNSEIPLLARILAVADVFDALTSDRPYRPAMKPEDALSLIKKMPLDQKIVKILEEHLSEFIDLKPQK, encoded by the coding sequence TTGTACCTTGCGCGCTACAGATGGATGTTTGTGGTCTCTGCAATACTCATATTCATCGGTGTTGCCTTGGTTCAGATTCATTATCAAAAAAAGATAGAACGCTACCAGCTCAAGATCTTCCAGACGATCGTTCAAAGGTCTGTTGATCTTGTGTCGAGCGGATACTTTCAATGGACGGAGTTGAAAGAAGCAATAGAAGAAAACGATAAAGAATTCATCGAGGAAGCGTTCGAGGAGATCAAATCTCTCGATCCGTACATAAAGGAAATCAAGATCCTTGACGAAGTTCCTGACTTCGAGGAAGAGTACTACAGGATAGAATCCGATGGAGAAAGACTCTGGGCGCTGTTCAAGATATACGATAGCATGGGAGAAAAGATGATACCGGACAAAACCGCGTACGTGGAATGGGATATGGAGGGTGTTCTGAATTCGATAGGTGCTTCCGTGAAGTTTCAAAAAGGCGGAAAAAAGACGTTTTGGGGTTTGGAGTACACAAGCATCAGGAGTAACTGGTTTCCGATTTCTTTCTGGAGTTCGATCGGAGGAGTTATTTTGATCGTTATTCTGCACTCCATTTTTGTAAGATCTGTACTGAGACTTCACTACGAAACAGAAGGGCTTGAAAGACTGGTCTCCATCGTTGGAAAGAAAGATCATTACACGGCTATACATTCCAGGAATGTGGCAAAAATAGCATTTCTCATAGGAAAAAAGATGGGCCTTAAAAGAAAAGAACTGAAAACTCTTGAAATGGCAGGGTATTTGCACGATATAGGAAAGATCGCTGTCTCAGAACATGTATTGAACAAATCGGGAAAACTCAGTGATGAGGAATTCGAAATAATCAAGAAACATCCGGTTGTTGGAGCGGATATATTGAAGGAGTATTCTGAGCTGTCCCACGTTGTACCTGTCATTCTCTACCATCATGAAAGAACAGATGGTTCTGGTTATCCACTCGGGCTAAAAAATAGCGAGATACCTCTTCTTGCAAGAATCCTTGCGGTAGCCGACGTGTTCGACGCCCTCACCAGTGACAGACCCTACAGACCTGCCATGAAGCCAGAAGACGCTCTCTCACTCATTAAGAAAATGCCACTAGATCAGAAAATAGTGAAAATACTCGAAGAACACCTTTCGGAGTTCATCGATTTGAAACCTCAAAAGTAG
- a CDS encoding DUF996 domain-containing protein: MNLSTAKTLAGIGMILEILGAIPMVGWIFSLVGLILFLIGIYNISQMVNEKRIFNYLLIPAVLLLIVSVVFSVALFGAIFAGGLFAGGVAIAGFVTVIVLGIIALVYRVKAYRILAETLKVPIFNTAASFYKWGAILLVVFGVGFILMFVGDILAIVGFFSNPS, encoded by the coding sequence ATGAATCTTTCGACAGCGAAAACACTCGCGGGGATAGGGATGATCCTTGAGATCCTCGGGGCGATACCCATGGTTGGATGGATCTTCTCTCTTGTGGGACTCATTCTGTTTCTCATCGGCATCTATAACATTTCTCAGATGGTAAATGAGAAGAGAATATTCAACTACCTTCTGATTCCTGCTGTCCTGCTCTTGATCGTCTCTGTGGTTTTTTCCGTAGCTCTTTTTGGTGCCATCTTCGCAGGTGGGTTGTTCGCTGGTGGTGTTGCCATCGCAGGTTTTGTGACCGTTATCGTTCTTGGAATCATCGCCCTTGTTTATAGGGTGAAGGCTTACAGGATACTCGCTGAGACTCTGAAGGTTCCCATATTCAACACCGCTGCCTCTTTCTACAAGTGGGGTGCGATACTGCTGGTTGTTTTCGGAGTGGGGTTTATTCTCATGTTCGTTGGCGATATACTAGCGATCGTGGGATTCTTTTCGAATCCATCTTGA
- a CDS encoding YdcF family protein, translating into MFLQKTVGAFLITPGIFILILLLSAVFFRKSRWLFVLLAAFLYIVSSYPGEFLFLRPLEKDITVPAEFPQSSAIVILGGGVERNTKTGDSLSDSTMRRILTGFQVYRKYKLPIVVTGGSLSSLKPEAMIMKEYLISLGVPEKNILVEDRSRNTYENALFTRKLIGDVPVLLVTDSIHMRRALHTFKKFFSEVVPYPAGCYFGNPEFVDFLPNATSFYLNSRTIYEWIGLVWYNLKGR; encoded by the coding sequence ATGTTCCTTCAGAAAACAGTCGGAGCTTTCCTTATCACACCCGGAATTTTCATTCTGATACTTCTTCTTTCGGCCGTCTTTTTCAGGAAAAGTCGCTGGCTTTTTGTCCTTCTGGCTGCTTTCCTTTACATTGTAAGCAGCTATCCAGGGGAGTTTCTCTTTCTTCGTCCACTCGAAAAAGATATAACTGTACCAGCCGAATTTCCTCAAAGCAGTGCCATCGTCATTCTTGGTGGTGGAGTGGAGAGAAACACAAAAACTGGTGACAGTTTGAGTGATTCTACCATGAGAAGAATTCTCACAGGGTTTCAGGTTTACAGAAAATACAAACTTCCCATCGTTGTCACAGGTGGAAGTCTCTCCAGTCTGAAACCTGAAGCGATGATCATGAAAGAATACCTGATATCTCTTGGAGTACCTGAAAAAAACATTCTTGTTGAAGATAGATCAAGAAACACCTATGAAAATGCGCTCTTTACCAGAAAGTTGATCGGGGACGTTCCGGTCTTACTTGTAACCGATTCGATCCATATGAGAAGGGCACTTCACACCTTTAAAAAATTCTTCAGCGAAGTTGTACCGTATCCAGCTGGTTGTTATTTTGGAAACCCTGAATTTGTGGACTTTTTACCAAATGCAACCTCCTTTTATCTGAACTCTCGAACCATCTACGAGTGGATCGGCCTTGTCTGGTACAATCTCAAAGGGAGGTGA
- a CDS encoding flagellar hook-length control protein FliK yields the protein MDIWRVIGRYGDVLVLSKKNSVLVLEISGKVPKVGESVRVWHNRILTGKETRAKLLAHFDEEQSLKIFKTPGLLSFLYEVSGGFEKRHIHFLKMFVKHLVPGRFLKITEEKKKIIKEFLPRALEAKGDTFYRKFSLWEFFRFVDENFRKTTFEVDDNILKKTISMRRVILSGENYDVYQIDLSFEKGIVKGRYVLIPLKGKAFLIVFKKENLPFVSFSVKEDVTISFLEDFLKENIIVEKKGSSWSLIWQGKEIIEFDLPDKEIIPKPEKISAQGVMDAVFLINDLLNENVRFLSLPSFGISEIWWEKNSSRVVLVVNTYHFGKVVADIFLEGRSLSVRFYAEKNLEELSSHAKELKKDLESIGLIAQLFFSRKDPMAWEGFNAYG from the coding sequence ATGGACATCTGGAGGGTTATAGGAAGATACGGTGATGTGCTTGTTCTGTCGAAAAAGAACAGTGTGCTCGTTCTGGAGATAAGCGGGAAAGTTCCGAAGGTTGGAGAAAGTGTTCGGGTGTGGCACAACAGAATACTGACAGGAAAGGAAACCCGAGCAAAGCTCCTTGCACACTTCGATGAGGAGCAATCTCTTAAGATTTTCAAAACCCCAGGTCTTCTAAGTTTCCTTTACGAGGTATCCGGAGGCTTTGAGAAAAGGCACATCCATTTTTTGAAAATGTTTGTGAAACATCTTGTTCCTGGTCGTTTCCTGAAAATCACCGAAGAAAAGAAGAAGATTATAAAAGAATTTCTCCCAAGGGCACTTGAAGCGAAAGGCGACACATTTTACAGAAAGTTTTCTCTTTGGGAGTTCTTCAGATTCGTTGATGAGAACTTCAGAAAAACAACTTTCGAAGTTGACGACAACATTTTGAAGAAAACCATTTCCATGCGAAGGGTTATTCTAAGCGGTGAGAATTACGATGTGTATCAGATCGATCTTTCTTTTGAAAAAGGTATTGTGAAAGGACGATATGTGCTGATTCCTCTAAAAGGAAAAGCGTTTTTGATCGTGTTCAAAAAAGAGAATCTTCCCTTTGTTTCCTTCAGCGTGAAAGAAGATGTGACCATTTCTTTTCTTGAAGACTTTTTAAAGGAAAACATCATCGTTGAAAAGAAAGGGTCTTCCTGGAGCCTGATTTGGCAGGGAAAAGAGATCATAGAATTTGATCTTCCTGACAAGGAGATCATTCCAAAGCCGGAGAAAATATCAGCCCAAGGTGTAATGGACGCTGTTTTTCTGATCAACGATCTTCTGAACGAAAATGTCAGATTTCTGTCTCTACCCTCGTTTGGAATATCCGAAATATGGTGGGAGAAGAATTCAAGCAGAGTCGTTCTTGTGGTGAACACATATCACTTTGGAAAAGTTGTCGCAGATATCTTCCTGGAAGGAAGGAGTCTCTCTGTCAGATTCTACGCGGAGAAAAATCTCGAGGAGCTTTCTTCACACGCCAAAGAGCTCAAAAAAGATCTCGAATCGATCGGCCTAATCGCTCAGCTTTTCTTTTCAAGGAAGGATCCCATGGCCTGGGAGGGATTCAATGCGTACGGATGA
- a CDS encoding FlhB-like flagellar biosynthesis protein, which translates to MRTDDIKKAVALKYDPSKMNAPEVVAKGVGEIAEKIIEIAKKYGIPIEERPDLVDDLLRLELFSEIPEEMYLVIAEIYAFLKRYDK; encoded by the coding sequence ATGCGTACGGATGATATAAAAAAAGCCGTTGCGTTGAAGTACGACCCTTCCAAAATGAACGCTCCTGAAGTTGTTGCAAAGGGTGTGGGAGAGATCGCAGAAAAGATCATCGAGATAGCCAAAAAATACGGAATACCGATAGAGGAAAGGCCAGATCTGGTGGACGATCTTCTCAGATTGGAACTCTTTTCGGAGATTCCTGAAGAGATGTATCTTGTCATTGCCGAGATCTACGCTTTCTTGAAGAGATACGATAAATAA
- a CDS encoding DpnII family type II restriction endonuclease: protein MTLLSATPKRLFEKDFLLNFQWKSIKTLIGDFIKALEEGKSNFTIHEFDKIFSGLKNTESVHGKDILAKVSFQWYAFTKTIHQSLGSRIGNFVEYIIEKFFKDAGYNPIYRNESLGEILSKTLGIDLESKRKIDFVAKKDTTLYFVELRTSEHTGGKTAQSSLLDKFDQIFDSETKIRCGCLKKGFKKIELIIAILFNEKKELINPDYENYSKGRLTSLLDYIISNDHLLKRVENLINEVGYSANIESRNLKKSMKHKLENLEPVELWRDDFTISFKILLGEQFFKYLFGKMFSEILKERKIADDLWFLYSLALNEIKIAKEFGETNVKKIQQLLESEGKLQTFFEEFSERSKNVKDLEEFEKLLEETRRKMANETMELASRKGMELRLLETNDLQVNYEYLKHICTALLIIKAYTGKGSRNRKTRRSE, encoded by the coding sequence ATGACACTTTTGTCGGCCACGCCGAAAAGGCTTTTTGAAAAGGACTTTCTATTGAATTTTCAGTGGAAAAGTATAAAAACACTGATAGGTGATTTTATAAAGGCGCTGGAAGAGGGTAAAAGTAACTTTACTATTCATGAATTCGATAAGATATTTTCTGGATTAAAGAACACAGAGAGTGTGCATGGGAAGGATATTCTTGCGAAAGTTTCATTTCAATGGTACGCATTTACGAAGACAATTCATCAATCGCTTGGTTCTAGAATTGGGAATTTTGTGGAATATATAATAGAAAAATTCTTTAAGGATGCAGGATATAATCCCATTTACAGAAATGAATCACTTGGTGAGATTCTATCAAAAACGCTCGGTATAGATCTCGAATCTAAAAGAAAAATAGATTTTGTTGCGAAAAAAGATACTACTTTGTATTTTGTAGAATTGAGAACCAGTGAACATACAGGCGGGAAAACAGCTCAGTCTTCCTTACTCGATAAGTTTGATCAAATATTTGATAGTGAAACCAAAATTCGTTGTGGGTGTTTGAAAAAAGGATTTAAGAAAATAGAGCTTATAATAGCTATACTGTTCAATGAGAAAAAAGAGTTGATAAATCCAGATTATGAGAATTATTCTAAAGGACGCTTAACATCCCTACTGGACTACATAATAAGTAACGATCATCTGCTGAAAAGAGTAGAAAATCTTATCAACGAAGTTGGATATTCAGCGAACATTGAAAGTAGAAATCTCAAGAAAAGTATGAAGCACAAGCTTGAGAATCTTGAACCAGTGGAATTGTGGCGAGATGATTTTACTATTAGTTTTAAAATCCTCCTTGGCGAGCAATTTTTTAAATACTTATTTGGTAAAATGTTTAGTGAGATTCTAAAAGAAAGAAAAATAGCTGACGATCTGTGGTTCCTTTATTCGCTCGCTCTAAATGAAATCAAAATAGCAAAGGAATTCGGCGAGACCAATGTAAAGAAGATTCAGCAGCTGTTGGAATCGGAAGGAAAGTTACAGACTTTTTTTGAGGAGTTTTCCGAAAGGAGCAAAAATGTCAAAGATTTAGAAGAGTTTGAAAAACTCCTCGAAGAAACGAGGAGAAAAATGGCTAATGAAACGATGGAATTGGCATCAAGAAAGGGCATGGAATTAAGACTTCTTGAAACAAATGATTTGCAAGTGAACTATGAATACTTGAAACACATATGCACAGCTCTTTTGATTATCAAAGCGTATACAGGAAAAGGTAGCAGAAATAGGAAAACCCGTAGGAGTGAATGA
- a CDS encoding DNA methyltransferase yields the protein MHSENREEVLFRDIVDLESTTYVTHGLYGYPAKFIPHVVRYAIENYTQEGDWIFDPFSGHGTVGIEATLTGRNAILWDLNPITKVLALASTYKGNIDPADFELDWDYKKPFHPNWERIDYWYPEEFYKVLSKAWGYWHYEIFQNASESEKVIAYIIAIPLLKVTRYFSFSDEKISKLYKSKYAIQKVEQLMKNNWFQKMEEMYWRNVYTVLKKLREYREYGPKDVELEIFTSEKRGNKLVVCDSLNQSLHREVKLLITSPPYLQSQEYIRSFKLELAWLGYSGQDIRTLTRHEIPYNKIKPVKINSDTFYALREKVVNLRHPKLLHLYDTYFRSLVQFFNTNHSKIEIIAIFVGPAKIRHLRIPIDEILKEHLESLGFSHEKTLVDTIVARRMFSTKFNPATGLEDERTPTEHLLIMRR from the coding sequence ATGCACAGCGAAAACAGAGAAGAGGTTTTGTTCCGAGATATCGTCGACCTCGAATCGACTACGTATGTGACCCATGGACTCTATGGGTATCCGGCCAAATTCATCCCTCATGTGGTCAGATACGCAATCGAAAACTACACGCAGGAAGGCGACTGGATATTCGATCCGTTCTCTGGCCACGGAACCGTTGGCATAGAGGCAACTCTCACAGGAAGAAACGCCATCCTGTGGGATCTGAATCCAATCACCAAGGTGCTTGCTCTCGCATCGACTTACAAAGGAAACATAGACCCTGCTGATTTTGAGCTGGACTGGGATTACAAAAAGCCATTTCATCCCAATTGGGAAAGAATTGACTATTGGTATCCAGAGGAGTTTTACAAGGTGCTAAGCAAAGCCTGGGGATACTGGCATTATGAAATCTTTCAGAACGCCAGCGAATCAGAAAAAGTCATAGCATATATTATTGCGATTCCGCTTTTGAAGGTCACAAGATACTTCAGCTTTTCTGATGAAAAAATATCTAAGCTGTATAAGTCAAAGTATGCCATTCAAAAGGTAGAACAATTAATGAAAAACAATTGGTTTCAGAAAATGGAAGAAATGTACTGGAGGAATGTTTACACGGTCCTGAAAAAACTTCGTGAGTATAGGGAGTATGGACCCAAAGATGTTGAACTTGAAATCTTCACAAGCGAGAAGAGAGGGAACAAACTGGTTGTTTGTGATTCTTTGAATCAATCTCTTCATAGGGAAGTGAAGCTTCTCATCACGTCCCCTCCGTACCTTCAATCTCAGGAGTACATAAGAAGCTTTAAGCTCGAGCTTGCATGGCTTGGTTATTCTGGCCAGGACATCCGAACACTCACCAGGCATGAGATCCCTTACAACAAGATAAAACCAGTAAAGATTAACAGCGACACCTTCTACGCCCTCAGAGAAAAAGTTGTCAACTTGAGGCATCCAAAACTTCTACATCTCTACGATACATACTTCCGGTCGCTAGTACAATTTTTCAATACGAACCACTCGAAAATTGAGATCATAGCTATCTTCGTTGGACCTGCAAAGATTCGTCACTTGAGGATTCCCATTGATGAGATCTTAAAAGAGCATCTTGAAAGCCTCGGTTTCAGCCATGAGAAGACACTGGTCGACACAATTGTGGCAAGAAGAATGTTCAGTACAAAATTCAATCCTGCAACCGGCCTAGAAGACGAGCGAACACCCACAGAACATCTCCTTATTATGAGGAGGTAA
- a CDS encoding LexA family transcriptional regulator translates to MSGLAERLKKLREERHISQYQIARDLGVPRTTYANWEQGKAEPDSDTLKKIADYFDVSVDYLLGLTEDPTPPKSSFPSRVKLRPIPVYNGVCAGLKGNFPDGTQPVEWIMIPDNKPGKFGVIVYGDSMEPEIKNGDIVVVDPDIVIDNGNLVLVILEDEAFVKKIFFRDGMVVLQSLNPKYPPITVPARKLKMYIVGKVVGLHRQY, encoded by the coding sequence ATGAGTGGACTAGCTGAACGTCTAAAAAAACTGAGAGAAGAAAGGCATATATCTCAATATCAGATAGCCAGAGACTTGGGAGTTCCCAGGACTACTTATGCAAACTGGGAACAGGGAAAGGCTGAGCCAGATTCTGATACATTGAAGAAAATAGCCGATTATTTTGATGTTTCCGTTGATTACTTACTTGGTCTTACAGAAGATCCCACTCCACCAAAAAGTTCTTTTCCTTCTCGTGTCAAACTCCGCCCCATTCCCGTCTACAATGGAGTCTGTGCAGGATTAAAAGGAAACTTTCCCGATGGAACACAACCAGTAGAATGGATCATGATACCAGACAACAAGCCGGGGAAGTTCGGTGTGATAGTTTATGGAGATTCAATGGAACCTGAGATTAAAAATGGAGACATTGTTGTTGTTGATCCTGATATTGTCATTGATAACGGAAATCTTGTTCTGGTAATACTCGAAGACGAAGCCTTTGTGAAGAAGATATTCTTTCGGGATGGGATGGTTGTTCTGCAAAGCCTAAATCCTAAATACCCTCCGATCACAGTACCAGCCCGCAAGCTCAAGATGTACATCGTTGGAAAAGTGGTGGGGCTTCACAGACAGTATTAG
- a CDS encoding helix-turn-helix transcriptional regulator produces the protein MKQTNIRRQNKLQELRIKMGLSQYKIAEILKIPRTTYANWEQGICTPRLNMALKLAKLFDVKVEDLF, from the coding sequence ATGAAACAAACCAACATAAGACGACAAAATAAGCTACAGGAACTCAGAATAAAAATGGGTCTTTCACAGTACAAAATAGCCGAGATTCTGAAAATACCACGAACAACATATGCTAACTGGGAACAAGGAATATGCACTCCAAGACTTAATATGGCTCTGAAACTTGCGAAACTGTTTGATGTGAAAGTCGAAGATCTGTTCTAA
- a CDS encoding RecT family recombinase, whose protein sequence is MGEVMMRNFSDTELSLLKSTIVPPNATEDEIRLFIMICKKYNLDPFSREIVMTKYQTKDGYRTNFITTRDGYLKIAMQDPGFDGIISFVVKEGDEFEIDAGSLQVKHKFGGKRGEIIGAWAMARHKNRPPVIVFVDYKEYMQNTPVWRQYPSAMIQKVAEVSALRRQFNISGLVAREEIGEVEIERKAVEENKEKNHLEEPSEKIAMASEKQLKLLYALIDEFARVTDSPRDEIVQEIKERYGINSSKELTKDEASEIIDELQARIYEINSGRV, encoded by the coding sequence ATGGGTGAAGTGATGATGAGAAATTTTTCAGATACAGAGCTTTCCCTTCTGAAATCCACTATAGTTCCACCAAATGCCACTGAGGATGAAATAAGACTCTTCATCATGATATGTAAGAAGTACAATCTTGACCCTTTTTCAAGAGAGATTGTCATGACAAAGTACCAGACAAAAGACGGATACAGAACAAACTTCATCACAACACGCGACGGTTACCTGAAAATAGCCATGCAGGATCCTGGATTTGATGGAATAATTTCCTTCGTAGTGAAAGAAGGAGACGAATTCGAAATAGACGCTGGTTCTCTACAGGTAAAACACAAATTTGGCGGTAAAAGAGGAGAAATCATCGGGGCATGGGCTATGGCAAGACACAAGAATAGACCTCCTGTCATCGTTTTCGTGGATTACAAAGAATACATGCAGAACACACCAGTTTGGAGACAGTATCCTTCTGCGATGATTCAGAAGGTTGCCGAGGTAAGTGCACTTAGAAGACAGTTCAACATCTCGGGGCTTGTGGCAAGAGAGGAAATAGGAGAAGTAGAGATAGAACGTAAAGCTGTAGAAGAGAACAAAGAGAAAAACCATTTAGAAGAACCATCAGAGAAAATAGCGATGGCATCCGAAAAACAATTAAAATTGCTGTATGCACTCATCGATGAGTTTGCCAGAGTAACAGATTCGCCAAGAGACGAAATAGTACAGGAGATAAAGGAAAGATACGGTATAAACAGTTCAAAAGAGCTCACCAAAGACGAAGCATCTGAAATTATCGATGAACTTCAGGCAAGGATATACGAAATAAACAGTGGGCGGGTATGA